In a single window of the Montipora capricornis isolate CH-2021 chromosome 11, ASM3666992v2, whole genome shotgun sequence genome:
- the LOC138023622 gene encoding E3 ubiquitin-protein ligase TRIM71-like produces MDVQQLFKNLKKEAECPLCIETVKNPKTLPCLHSFCLECLDKLANFARRQLKTTIKCPVCQTSFQIPETNTFDNLPSSFHLNRLVDVLALEDGSVQSQSCNSCEEDNTATCYCFVCQNFLCASCFEAHQRLKASRGHRNVLIDNLQAQDVQDLIRRPLTCSQQYHEDQPLEFYCEDCKVLICLKCSLVRHNRHTMSETQKAAQEQKMQMADAVAKVKAKIVRYENEIKKQTDLNDKSNLEIMNEEKKMTDTVEKLIRDLRQHEKKMKEKFHEIYEARQKHHAARLENLELVITQLKTCFERGLSILERNSSAEILQTNHAILERCNELLNTAEPDPYKSPHVHYFVEKKLDLTDRVVVTKTDPANCFTEHQDSKEIEERKQSYVIIGTKDSEGLQCYQQDDRIKVGILTPEGDQLKTDNKDTKDGKYTVTYTPESAGKHMVEIQVNGQPLPGSPWVVQVHHRRYQFSFLFGSRGNRPGEFRRISDIDVSVKTGTVAVADVVNKRIQLFSCEGKFQREIRLDGEPYSVAFTDSGDLLTLVPESENKIFLFSEEGQFIKHINDKHFAKPARLFISYDGRIIITDSSDNKVKVLSPEGNDLLPSFSSPECDECPFGAIYHEDKFFVSYSSASCVKVFDKTGVYLHDIGCKGSNDGQFNWPCGLVIDKYNRLIVCDTLNRRLQLFTLGGTFLSKIEGQYFNHSYPSRVALSRNDNLYVANLRNNCIYCFH; encoded by the coding sequence ATGGATGTTCAACAGCTTTTCAAGAATCTTAAAAAGGAAGCAGAATGCCCATTGTGCATAGAGACTGTCAAAAATCCCAAGACATTACCATGTCTTCACTCGTTCTGCCTGGAGTGTCTCGACAAACTGGCAAACTTCGCAAGGAGACAGCTAAAAACAACAATCAAATGTCCAGTTTGCCAGACTTCTTTTCAAATTCCCGAAACAAACACCTTCGACAATTTGCCGTCATCGTTTCATCTCAACCGATTGGTGGATGTTCTCGCTCTAGAAGATGGCAGCGTACAGTCTCAAAGTTGCAACAGTTGTGAAGAGGACAACACAGCAACATGTTACTGTTTCGTGTGCCAGAATTTTCTGTGTGCATCTTGTTTTGAAGCTCACCAACGCTTGAAGGCCTCAAGGGGTCATCGCAATGTTTTGATCGACAATTTGCAAGCTCAAGATGTGCAAGATTTGATCCGAAGACCCCTGACGTGTTCCCAACAATATCATGAAGATCAACCCCTCGAATTTTATTGCGAGGACTGTAAAGTTCTGATTTGCCTTAAGTGCAGTTTGGTGAGACATAATCGACACACCATGTCCGAAACTCAGAAAGctgcacaagaacaaaagatgcaaatggCCGACGCTGTAGCCAAAGTGAAAGCGAAAATTGTCAGGTATGAGAatgaaattaagaaacaaactgaTCTTAACGACAAAAGCAACCTTGAAATTATgaacgaagaaaagaaaatgacagacaCTGTCGAGAAATTGATTCGTGACTTGCGACAACATGAgaagaaaatgaaggaaaagttTCACGAAATTTATGAAGCGCGACAGAAACATCACGCAGCACGACTGGAAAACCTCGAGCTGGTTATCACCCAACTGAAAACTTGCTTTGAACGAGGCCTGAGTATTTTAGAAAGAAACTCGAGCGCTGAAATTCTACAAACGAATCACGCAATCCTCGAACGCTGCAACGAACTCTTAAATACAGCAGAACCTGATCCTTACAAATCGCCGCATGTACATTACTTTgtggaaaagaaattggatCTTACGGATCGAGTTGTTGTCACCAAGACTGATCCCGCAAATTGCTTTACTGAACATCAAGACAGCAAGGAaatagaagaaagaaaacagtcaTATGTTATAATCGGAACGAAGGATTCAGAGGGATTGCAATGTTATCAACAAGATGATAGAATCAAAGTCGGTATTTTAACTCCGGAAGGTGATCAGCTCAAAACAGACAACAAAGACACCAAAGACGGCAAATACACAGTGACATACACACCAGAGAGTGCAGGAAAACACATGGTCGAGATCCAAGTGAATGGACAGCCGCTTCCTGGTAGCCCCTGGGTTGTGCAGGTTCATCATCGTCGATATCAATTTTCCTTTCTGTTTGGTTCACGTGGGAACAGACCAGGAGAGTTTAGGCGCATTTCAGACATTGATGTGAGTGTGAAAACTGGAACGGTTGCAGTTGCAGatgttgtaaataaaagaattcaACTTTTTAGCTGTGAAGGAAAGTTTCAAAGGGAGATCAGACTTGATGGTGAACCTTATTCCGTGGCATTTACGGACTCTGGTGACCTGCTGACTTTAGTTCCGGAAAGCGAGAATAAGATTTTTCTGTTCAGTGAGGAAGGTCAGTTTATCAAACACATTAATGATAAGCATTTTGCGAAACCAGCACGCCTTTTTATTTCATATGATGGTCGGATAATCATAACTGACAGTTCGGACAACAAAGTCAAGGTCCTCTCCCCTGAGGGGAATGACTTGCTCCCATCCTTCAGTTCCCCAGAATGTGATGAATGCCCATTCGGTGCTATTTACCATGAAgacaaattctttgtttcttatAGCTCTGCTAGTTGTGTCAAGGTATTTGACAAAACAGGAGTGTATTTGCATGACATTGGCTGCAAGGGGTCCAATGATGGCCAGTTTAATTGGCCTTGTGGACTTGTTATTGACAAGTACAACCGATTAATTGTGTGTGATACACTTAACCGTAGGCTGCAACTCTTCACCCTGGGCGGCACGTTTTTGAGTAAGATTGAGGGACAGTATTTCAACCATAGCTATCCTTCTCGTGTTGCCTTAAGTCGTAATGACAATCTCTATGTGGCCAACTTGAGGAACAATTGCATTTATTGTTTTCATTAG